The genomic region GAGGCGGGCACCCACCACCTCGACGGTACGCAGGCGCTGGCCCTCGCCCGTACCCGGCACGGCATAGGGGACGAGAGCGACCTCGGCCGGATCGGTCTCCAGCAGCAACTGGTGAAGGCCCTGCTCGACCAGGTCGCCGCCACCGACCTGCTCGGCAGCCCGACCCGCCTCTACAAGGTCGCCGAGGCCCTCACCGACAGCCTCACCACCGACACGGACCTCGACTCCCTGCCCGAACTCATGAGCCTGGGCCAGAGCTTGAAGGCCCTCTCCTCCTCCACCACGGAGACGGTGATGATGCCGGTGCTCCCCGCCCCGTCCGACCCCAACCGGGTGGTGGCGAACGAGCCGGAGGCGAGTGAGCTGTGGGAGTCGCTGAGGTGACCGGCGTGACCGGTGTGTACGGCGCGCCCCGCTCAGACCGCCACGAGTCACAACCCGTGGTCCAGTAGCTTCTCCAGGCGTTCGAGGTCCTCGGGGGCCGGATCCAGGAGTGGCGCACGGACACCGCCTGTTTCGAGGCCGCGGATCCGTACCCCCGCCTTGACCAACGACACGGCGTAGCCGGGCTGGTGGCCGCGGAGTTCCACGAGGGGCGCGTAGAACTCGTCCAGCAGAAGGCGGGCCGTCGCCTCGTCCCCGCTCGTGAAGGCGCGGTGGAAGGCGATCGCGATCTCCGGGGCGAAGGCGAAGACGGCGGAGGAGTAGAGCGACACCCCGAGGCCCCGGTAGGCGTGCATCGTCATCTCCGCCGTGGGCAGGCCGTTGAAGAACTGGAACCCGTCCCGCTCGCCGCGCACCGCGCGGACGGTTCTGTGCATCAGTTCCAGGTCCCCGACGCCGTCCTTGATGCCGACGACACCGGGGATCTGGGCCAGGGTCAGGGCGGTCTCCGGGGTGAGGACGGCGTTGCCCCGCTGGTACACGATGACGGGCAGGCCGGCTGCCTCGACCGCCTCCCTGACGTAGCGGACCAGGCCCTGTTGGGGGCTCTGCACGAGGTAGGGCGGGAGGAGAAGGACGCCGTCCGCGCCCGACTCCCTGATGCGACGCGTCTGTTCGCGGACCAGGGGCAGCGGCCCGCCCGCGGCCACGACGACCGGGACGCGGCCGGCGGCGGCGGTGACGGCGACCTGGGCGCAGACACCGATCTCCGCCGGCGCCAGGGCGTGGAACTCGCCCGTGCCGCAGGCGGCGAAGACAGCGCCCGCCCCGGAGTTCACGCCCAGGGAGATGTGGGTGGCCAGGGCCTCCTGGTCGACGGTTCCGTCGGGCCCGAAGGGGGTGACCGGGAAGAAGAGGACTCCGGAGAGTTTCATGGGGTGGTGTGTCAACCCTTGGTCGCACCCGCGGCGATGCCGCGGATCATGGAGCTCTGCAGGCAGAAGTAGACGACGAGGCTCGGCACCAGTGCGATCAGGGCGCCGGCGAGCAGCGCGCCCGGGCCGACGACCGGATCGGTCCTCATGACGGACAGAGCGACGGTCAGCGTGTAGTCGCCGGGATCGTTGGCGACGATCAGCGGCAGCAGGTACTGGTCCCAGACCATCAGGAACCCGAAGATCCCGATGACACCGAGGGCCGGGCGGCACAGCGGCAGCACGATCTGCCACAGCAGGCGGAACTCGCCTACGCCGTCCAGGCGGGCGGCCTCCTCGATCTCGGTGGGGATCTCCTTCATGAACTCGGTCATGACGAGAATCGAGAAGCCCCAGATGCCGACCGGCAGGATCACCCCGAACAGGGTTCCCCTGAGGCTGACGTGCAGTACGGGCAGGTCGCCGACCACCAGGGACAGCGGTACGGCGATGACTTCCTCCGGCAGCATCATCGTGAGGAGGAACAGCGACATCACCAGGGCCTGCCCCCGGAAGCGGCGACGGGCCAGGGCGTAGGCGGCGAGTACCGACGTCACCATCTGCACCAGGAGTCCGCCGCCCGCGATGACCAGCGAGTTGGCGAAGTAGCCCCAGATGTTCCGGCTCTCCGCGGCCTTGAAGTTCTGGAGTGTGGCGTCGCCCGGGAAGAGGGACAGCGACGTCGAGCGGGCGTCCGCGTCGAAGGCGCCGCTGAGGATGGTGATGAACGGGGCGGCGAAGACGAACAGGACCAGGGCGCAGAGCACGACGCGCAGGACGAGGGCGGGGCCGAGGCGGGGCGTCCAGCCGAGGGCGGTTTCGAAGCGCCCGCTGTCCGTGCGCCCGCTGTTCGTGCGCGACCCGGGGAGCCGGGCGGGGGCCCGGGTGGGTTCGGTGGTCGGCGCGCTCATCGATCGGCCTTTCGTCGCAGGAGGCTGACGCCGAGAGTCAGCAGCAGCGTCACGGCGAGGAGGACGACCGAGGCCGCCGAGGCGACGCCCAGGTCGTTGCGCTCGAACCCGAGCGAGAAGACCCTCGTCATCCACACCTCCGTGGAACCCGCGGGGCCGCCGCCGGTCAGTACGTACACCTCGGTGAAGGTCCGCAGGCTGCGGATGGCGGCGAGCGTCAGGACGATGGTCATCGCCGGCCGCAGCGCGGGCAGGGTGATGTGGCGCAGGCGCTGGAGGGTGGAGGCCCCGTCGATCGCGGCGGCCTCGTAGAGCGCGCGGTCCACCCCGGCCAGGCCGGCGAGCAGGATGACCATGTTGTACGGGGCGCCCATCCAGGCGCCCACGGCCATCACGGACCACAGGGCGCTGTCCGGGCTGTCCAGGAAGGGCAGCGGGCCGATGCCGAGGAACCCGAGGACGTTGTTGACGAAGCCGTCGGGGGTCGGCGAGTAGAGCAGGCGCCATATCTCGCCGACCACGGCGGTGGCCGTGACCACCGGCAGGAACACTGCCGAGCGCAGGAACCAGAGGGTGCGGCCCTGTCCTTCGAGGAGCAGGGCGAGCAGGAAACCGACGGCGATGGCGCCGAAGGTCTGCCCGAGACCGAGGAGCAGGGTGTGGCCGATCGCCTCCCGGAAGCGGTCGTCCTCCAGCACCTTGCGGTAGTTGTCGAGCCCGACCCACTGGTCACCGAGGAAGGGCTGGACGTCGTACAGACTCATCCTGATGCCCTTGAGCATCGGGATGAACTTGAAGTACACCGCCAGCAGGAGCGCGGGAGCCAGGAAGAGCCAGGGCAGCAGGCCCCGTCTCAGCACACTCCCGCGAGCCCGCGGCGGACGCCGCCCCGACGGGGCGTCCTTCGTCCGCG from Streptomyces sp. NBC_00878 harbors:
- a CDS encoding 5-dehydro-4-deoxyglucarate dehydratase yields the protein MKLSGVLFFPVTPFGPDGTVDQEALATHISLGVNSGAGAVFAACGTGEFHALAPAEIGVCAQVAVTAAAGRVPVVVAAGGPLPLVREQTRRIRESGADGVLLLPPYLVQSPQQGLVRYVREAVEAAGLPVIVYQRGNAVLTPETALTLAQIPGVVGIKDGVGDLELMHRTVRAVRGERDGFQFFNGLPTAEMTMHAYRGLGVSLYSSAVFAFAPEIAIAFHRAFTSGDEATARLLLDEFYAPLVELRGHQPGYAVSLVKAGVRIRGLETGGVRAPLLDPAPEDLERLEKLLDHGL
- a CDS encoding carbohydrate ABC transporter permease → MSAPTTEPTRAPARLPGSRTNSGRTDSGRFETALGWTPRLGPALVLRVVLCALVLFVFAAPFITILSGAFDADARSTSLSLFPGDATLQNFKAAESRNIWGYFANSLVIAGGGLLVQMVTSVLAAYALARRRFRGQALVMSLFLLTMMLPEEVIAVPLSLVVGDLPVLHVSLRGTLFGVILPVGIWGFSILVMTEFMKEIPTEIEEAARLDGVGEFRLLWQIVLPLCRPALGVIGIFGFLMVWDQYLLPLIVANDPGDYTLTVALSVMRTDPVVGPGALLAGALIALVPSLVVYFCLQSSMIRGIAAGATKG
- a CDS encoding carbohydrate ABC transporter permease, which gives rise to MTQRPRTKDAPSGRRPPRARGSVLRRGLLPWLFLAPALLLAVYFKFIPMLKGIRMSLYDVQPFLGDQWVGLDNYRKVLEDDRFREAIGHTLLLGLGQTFGAIAVGFLLALLLEGQGRTLWFLRSAVFLPVVTATAVVGEIWRLLYSPTPDGFVNNVLGFLGIGPLPFLDSPDSALWSVMAVGAWMGAPYNMVILLAGLAGVDRALYEAAAIDGASTLQRLRHITLPALRPAMTIVLTLAAIRSLRTFTEVYVLTGGGPAGSTEVWMTRVFSLGFERNDLGVASAASVVLLAVTLLLTLGVSLLRRKADR